GAACACTTCATTCAAGACATTGATGTCAAAATGAGAGAAATAAGAGCTAACAAAGAAATGCAGCCGACCGCTGACACGGCGGCTGATTTCTGACGTTATGCCTGTTGACACCCGTAACGGGACAGGTTACACCACGTCACATGATCCGGAGCTTCAAGCACAAGGGACTGGCCTGTTTCTTTCAAACTGGTAGTACTGCTGGAATCCAATCAGCTTACGCAAAGAAGCTCCGTCTTATCCTCGGTCGGCTTCATGCCGCTTCCAGCCCTCAGGACATGAATTTGCCGGGGCTGCGGCTGCATGAGCTGAGCGGAAAGCGAGCAGGTACCTGGGCCGTGGACGTCAGTGGAAACTGGCGGATTACATTTAAGTTCTCAGGCAATGACACCGAGTTTGTTAACTACGAGGACTATCACTGAGGTTTTTGCCATGCTTATGCACAATCCTCCCCATCCCGGCGAAATCATTAGAGAGCTCTGCCTGGAGCCGCTGGGTATCTCCGTCACCGAAGCTGCCAAGGCTCTTGGGGTGAGCCGGAAGACCCTGAGTGCAATTCTAAATGGTCGAGCAGGCATCAGCCCGGAGATGGCCGTACGACTTTCAATTGCCTTTGATACGTCGGCCGAAAGCTGGATGAACCAACAAGTCCAATTTGATCTATGGAATGCAGAACAGCATCGGAAGGAACTGAAGGTCGAGCGAATTTCTGCTGCATAACCCGCCATTTTGGCATAACAACGGGTTCAACTCGGACGCGGGCAAAGCCCGCGCCGGTTAACCCGGCCGTTAGTCTAAATAAAAGAGGAGGTGATACTATGTCTTCAGCGAAAGAACAGATGAGCAAGATCATTCGTGAACAGCCTGATGATAGCTCCTACGATGAAGTTCTTCGTGATTTAGCCTTTGCTCGAATGGTTGAGCGCGGCATAGAGAACTCCGATGCAAGGAGGACGACCAGCAATGCCGAGATGAAACATAGAATTAGAACATGGGAGAAATAAACTGGACTGATGAAGCGGAACGATGGCTCAAGGATATTCACGACTACATAACTCAGGATAGCCCAGAATCAGCAGTACGGGTAGTTGAAGCTATCTACGAAAAGGCACAATTGCTGGGTCGGTTTCCAGAAGTAGGCCATAGGTACGATAGAATCCCAGATCGACATGAAAGAACGCTTGCCTGCAGGTCTTCTGGCTCTCGGATCAACTGAAAGGTCGCGGCCTTCCCCCCGGGGTGAACCCCGGAAGTGACCGAGCTGGCGCTCTTGGCGACCCTTCATCCCCGACTACAGCGGTGGGACCGCCACGGATTCGCACCGTGTTCCGGGATGCAGGAAGCCTTCCATCGTTAAGTCGTTCTCTTCATACGCGAAAACGGACGCACGTGTCAAGGGTGTCAGACCCCGTTTTTGACTTCCTTGCCTCCGGAAAGCCTCCGCGTCGTTGCTCCCGATCGGGGAACCCGCTGGCGGCCCGGTGGACACCTAAAAAAAAGCGGGGCAGTCGCCCCGCTTTTTCCGGAAGCGCTTCAGCACCGCCCTTACGCCGCTTCGGCGTTTTCCAGACCGGCATCAGCGCTTGACCGGAATCTTCTTCGGCTTCGCGGATTCCACCTTGGGAATCTCAATCCGGAGTACACCGTCCTTATAGACCGCCTCCACTTCATCGGCCTTCACTTCCACCGGAAGGCGGATGGAACGACTGAAAGACCCGAAACGCCGCTCCACCCAATGGTAGGACTCGTCCTTCTCCTCCCGCTCCTGCTTCTTTTCACCGCTGACCGTGAGGACGTTGCCCACGATCTGTATATCGAGATCCTTCGCGTCAACACCGGGAAGATCGGCCTTCACCACGATCTTGTCCTCGGTTTCGGACAGGTCGAAGGCCGGCACCACCGGGATTTCCTCCCGCCTTACCGAAGGCATCCACTCATCGAAGAAACGATCGAAAAGGCTCCACTCCCTTGGAAAAGCCAACGCACGTTCCCTGCGTTCCCATGGAATCAGTCCGAACATATCCACCACCTCCTATCTCACCGATTTCTCACGCCTATCTGATAATTCCGTCTCAAAATTAATTCCGCTTGAACACTTGTCAAGAGGGGGCGAAACAGGCCTGCGCCCACGGTTCCCGCACCCCCCTTCACCCATCCGCAGGGCCACACGGCCGTCACGGGTGCCTTGCGGCTCCTCCAAGAAAAACCGGCACTGGAAAGATCCCCTGTGATAGAAGGCTTCAAAATGAGCCCTCGATTTGCTAGGCTGTTTTGAGTCCGAAAGCGTTCCGGGCGTCATGGCGCAACGCAGCGACGAAGCCGGAACCTTCCCGAAGGAAGAACGCAAGCCCCTCAAACCATGGAGCCGGATATGGAACGACCTACAGAAAACTACTGGCAGTTGCGACTCGAAAAAACGCGGAAGGCGCTGGAGGCCAACAATTTTCAGGTCTACACCGCCGAGGACGGTTCGGCGGCCGCTCGGATCGTCATGGATCAGATCCTGCCGGAGACCGGAGCCCGGAGCGTCTCCTGGGGTGGATCCGGAACGTTCACGTCCACGGGGCTCTATGACACTCTCCGCCGGCGTTCCGACCTGGAAATCATCGATACTTTCGAAAAGGATCTTTCCGACACGGAAAGAATCGAAAGGCGGCGGCGGGCTCTGCTCGTCGATCTTTTTGTCACGGGAACCAACGCGGTCACCGAGACCGGGCTGCTGGTCAATCTGGACATGATTGGAAACCGGGTGGCGGCCATCACCTTCGGCCCTAAAAACGTCGCAATCCTCGTCGGGCGCAACAAAATCGTCCCGGACTTGGAAGAGGCCATGATGCGGGTTAAGGGCTATGCCGCCCCGGTCAACGCCATGCGACTTGACAAGAAGACCCCGTGCGCCAAAACGTCCTACTGCGAAGACTGCAACAGCCCGGATCGGATTTGCAACCATTGGACCATCACCGAGAAGGCCTTTCCCAAGGGCCGCATCAAGGTGGTGCTCATCAACGAATCCCTGGGAATCTGAAGCCGCTTCCCGGTTCAGGAGGAGCCCGATGGCGGAAAGGATTCAATGCGACGTAGCGGTTCTCGGTACGGGTCCGGCGGGACTCCAGGCCGCCATCCACGCGGCGAGAAGAAAGGCGGACGTGCTCGTTCTGGGAAAGATCGTGAAAAGCAGCGCCTATCAGACGCACGTCGAAAACTACTGCTGCATCGACGGCACGACCGGTGAAGCCCTGCTCGAAGAAGGCCGCCGTCAGGCGGAACGCATGGGGGCCCGTTTCTTAGACGAAGACGCCGTGTCCATCCGGAAAACGCACCCGGGTTTTGAAATCACGACGGAAGGCGGCTCGATCGTAAGCTGCAAGGCGGTGGTCCTCGCCATGGGGATCTCCCGGAAAACCTTGAAGGTTCCCGGCGAAAAGGAATTCCTGGGCCGCGGCGTCAGCTATTGCGTGGAATGTGACGCCCACTTCTTCAAGGACAAGGTGGTGGCGGTCGTCGGCTGTGAAAGCGCGGCGGTCTCGGGAGCCCTGACGCTGCTGTTCTACGCCCGGGAAGTTCACCTGGTCTGCCGGAAACTTCTGGTCGCGGAAAACCTGGCGGAGCGCCTGAGAGAAACCCCCGTAGTTCTTCACGAAGGACGTTGGGTCGAAGCCATCGAAGGGACCACGGAAGTGGAAAGCCTTCTTCTCGACGATGGAACCCGGCTCCCTGTACAAGGGGTGTTCATAGAACTGGGCGCCAAAGGCGCCGTCGAACTGGCGGCCGAGCTCGGCGTGGCGCTGGATCCGGAGACCATGGAGTACGTATCGGTAAACCGCAGGCAGGAAACCAACGTAGCGGGTATCTATGCAGCCGGGGACATCTGCGGTCCGCCCTGGCAGATCGCCAAGGCGGTGGGAGAAGGCTGCGTAGCCGGGCTGGAAGCCGCGGCATACGCCAAGAAACCGGCCAAGGAAACGTCATGAATCACCTCAAAGCTATCGGATTCGATCTCTTCAACACGCTCATCACCGTGGAACCTCACGCGCTGGACGAAGCGCTGTCGCGCCTCACGGAGCACCTGGGTCGGTGCGGCTTGGATGTGGGATTCGAAGCCTTTCGCGCGGTTCATCGCGAGGAGGCCCTGCGCTTCATCCGGGAGGCAAAAAAAGACGGACGCGAGACCCACAACCGGTTCTGGATCAGCGCCGCCCTCCACCGCATGGAATATGACGTCCCCCCGGACGACCCCGTGATTTCCGGAGCCGTCGACGCTTATTTCAGCGCTTTCCTGGAGCTGGCCCGGCCGATCCCCGGAACCAAGGAAATGCTGGGCACCCTGAAAGGCCGCTATCGGATCGGCCTGCTTTCCAACTTCACCCACGCACCGGCCGCCGAATACATCCTGGACCGGCTTGATCTTTTCCCGTTCTTCGATACCGTCGTCATCTCTGGAGCGATCGGTTACCGCAAACCTCATCCGGTCGTGTTTCGACGGCTGTCCGAAGGCCTGAAGACACCGCCGGATCAAATCGGTTATGTGGGAGACGATCCGGAGTGCGACGTGGTGGGAGCTCGGCAGGCGGGTCTTCAGCCCATTTGGACCACATACGTGAAAGACCGTAACATTCCGTTCGCCCCCGGACTCTCCGCGGCACCCATTCCCGATCCGGACGGCGGAGTGCCCCGCATTTCCAGCTGGGAGGACCTCGCGGCTTTGTTGGAAAGGTGAAGGCACGCTCCCGCGCGACGCGAGTCCCCCTTATCAGGACAGGAAGAAGCCCGCACCGCCCGCCGCCCACGCTCGAAACCGACCGTTTTCCCTGGCGACTTCAATGGAGATTCCGAAGGCCCGACTCAGGACCGGCGAAGTGAGCACTTCATCCTTGGGTCCCTGTGCCAGGACCCGCCCGTCTTTCAAGACAAGGACGTGGGAAATGACCGGAATGATCTCTTCCAGATGATGCGTCACGAAGACGAAGGTGGGGCAGTCGGGGGCGCGGCCGAGCCGTTCAAGGGATCGAAGGAGCTTTTCCCGCGCCACCAGGTCCAGCCCGGCGCAGGGTTCATCCAAGATCAGGAGCCTGGGGCGGGCCATCAGGGCTCGGGCGATCAGCAAGCGCTGCTTTTCCCCCTGGGAGAGCACCCCGTAGGAAGACCCCAGGATATTGGAACATTCCAGGCACTCGGCCAGATTCCCAGCCAGTTCACGGTCCTCCGCCGTGGGTTGCTGAAAGATGCGGCCGACGGCGGCATATCTGCCGCTCACAATGAGATCCAGTGGTTTCTGGTTGGAAGGAATCTGGGCCTGCAGGAATGAACCGACCCACCCGATGTCTTTCCGGAGTTCGCGCAGGTCGATTTCACCAAAGCGCCGTCCCAGAACCGTGACGCGCCCACGGGTCGGCCAATGATAGCCCGCCAAGACCATAAGGAGCGTGGTCTTTCCGGAACCGTTGGCTCCGAGGACCACCCAGTGCGTCCCCGGCGCGATCGACCAATGGATCCCGTCCAGAATGAGCCGGCGGGACCGCACCAAAGAAACGTCTTCGAGAGCGATCCAGCGCTCCGGGGGGCCTGGAGTCTCGGAAGTCTCCAAAGGGTGAAGGGTATTCTCGGACAAGCTCCTAGTCCGACCACGTGAGGACAATCTTTCCAAAATGGCCGCCCTCCTGCATCCGCTGATGGGCCGTTTCGACCTCTTCAGCATTGAAGACGGAATCCACCACGGGCTTCACGCTACCGGAAGCCAGCAGCGGAAGCACCTGACTCCGGAATCGGCGGACCAGCTCCGCCTTTTCTTCCCGGCTGCGGCTTCTGAGTACGGACCCGATGATCTTGAGCCGCTTCGTAAGGAGGGGAGCAAGCGTTATTTCCCCCGTATGTCCGCCCATGAGCCCGATGATGACCAGCCGGCCGCCGGGTTTCAAGATGTCCAGATGCTTTCCGAGATACGGCGCGCCGATCCAGTCGAGAACCACGTCGACCCCGCGGCCGTCCGTCAGCTCCCGCACCCTCCTGGCGAAATCTTCGGTCTTGTAGTTGATGCCGGCCCAAGCGCCCAGCTGCAGGCAGCGTTCAATTTTTTCCGCCGTCGCCGCAGTCACGATGACGCACGCTCCTGATTCCCGAGCCAGTTGAACGGCGGCGGTCCCGACGCCGCTTCCTCCACCGTGGAGGAGCAACGTCTCGCCTTTTTGAAGCCCCGCCTCCAGAAACAGGTTCAGGAACGCCACCAGAAAAACCTCCGCAGCGGCGGCGGCCTCGGTGAAGGACAGGTTTTCCGGAATGGGGATCAGGTGGTCTTCCGGGATCACCACGTAGCGGCCGTAGCCTCCACCCGCGACCACGGCGAAAACACGGTCGCCCACGTGCCATCGGCTCACACCGGCACCCAGCTCAACCACGTAGCCGGCGCAGTCCAAGCCGAGAATCGGCGAGGCCCCCGGAGGCGGCGGATAGAGACCGCGCCGCTGCAGAAGATCGGCTCGGTTAACCGAAAAGGCTTCGACCTGCACCAGAACTTCGCCTTCGGCGGGTTCGGGGCGCGGAACCTCGGCCACAACCAGCTTGTTCCAGTCACCCGGCTTTCCGGTTTCCTCAACCCGGATGGCCCGCATGGTCGCTCGGTTCATCTCATTTCCCCGTTTTCAGCAAAGGAATAGTAATCGAGACCCGCGATGATGATGTGGTCGTGCACCGCGATGTCGAGATCTTTCAAAATGCCGCAGAGCTTTCTCGTGAGCTGGCGGTCGGCCTCGGATGGCCGCGGGTCTCCACCCGGATGGTTGTGGGCGAAAATGACCGCGGTGGCCCGATGCTTCAACACCGCTTCCACCACCAGCCGGGGAAAGACGGCCGTGCGGTTGACCGTCCCCCGCTGAATTTCTTCAGCCGCGATGAGCCCGTTTTGGCTGTTGAGGGCCAGAACGTAGAAGACCTCGTTGCGTTCGCTCGCCAAAAGGGATTGCAGATACCCCACCGCATCCCGGGTGGATTGGAGGCAGTTCACCCGCTTCCACCGGTCCTTTTGATAGCGGTCGAGGAGCTTGGACGTCAGAGAAATGAGGGCCGCAGCCTGGGGTCCGATCCCTTTCACTCGACACAACCCGGCCAAGGGCGCGTCCAAAACGGCCGAAAGGGACTTGAATTCATCGAGCAGTCGCCGTGCCTCGGGCTTCACGTCCCGCCGCGGAATGGCGAAGGTCAGCAGCAGTTCCAGCACCTCGTGATCGTGGAAACCTTCCAGGCCACCCCGCTCGAATCGTTCCCGAAGCCGTTTTCGGTGTCCATCGGGGCCCAGCGTCATGGGATCCAACCACTTCACTCACACGGTATTCGGAAGGACTCCTGGAGGCACGGCGGGCGACGCTCCGTGCCGGCCGGCGCGTTACGCCCGCGGACAATCAGCTCTTTTCCAACTGGGCGATCTTGTCACGCAGCACACTCAGCAGATGATCGAAACTCCGGTTGGTCAGCACCTCGTCGAACTGCTTGCGGTAGTTGTTCACGAAGCTCACCCCCTCAATGACCACATCGTAGACCATCCACTTCCCGTTTGTGCGCACCATGCGGTATTCTACGGGTATTTCCGATTCCTTGTAGCTGATCCGTGTCTTGATCTGCGCGTAATCGCCCTCCACCCGTTCCTGATCGTAGTAGATTTTTTCTTCGCCGCCGGTGTACGTGTCCACCCGATCGATATAGGTGTTGTACAGCAGCTTTTGAAAGAGTTCCACAAATTCATCGCGTTCCTGGGGCGAGAGCTTCTTCCAGTGCCGCCCCAAGGCCCGCTTGGACATCTCCTCGAAGCTGACGTAATCATAGGCGATTTCCCTGATTTCTTCCCGCCGTTGCTTTATCCTCTCAGGCGTGGGTTCAGCGCCGCCCAGGTTGAGCACCTCCAGCACCCGGTCCGTCCCCGCGCGGATGACTTCCATCGGCCCGGGCTCGGAGGCGGCCCTAACCCAGGTGGCACCCGACATCGTGACCACGGCAACCAGAAAAGCCAACCATCTCGACTTCGAACGGCAACCCCATTTCATGATTCTTCCCCTCCTTTAAACGTATCAGAAGCAGAAAAAGGCCTCGAAAACTCGGGAACATCCTGGACGAAAAAGCACTTGAGATAGCGTGTTTCCGGCATGGCGAGCACCGGAGGATGATCCAGTGCCTGACCGCCCGCCTGGAGCAGCCTGAGTCGCCGGCCGGCCGCGAGCGCCGCCTTGAGGAGTATGCCCTGAAAGTCCTGTTCGCTCACGTGATACGAACACGACGAGGTTACAAGGATACCCTCGGGTTTGAGCGCCAGCAAGGCCCGCCGATTCAAATCCGTGTAGCCCTTGAGGGCCTGCTTCAGGACCGATTTCGTCTTGGCGAAGGCCGGCGGGTCCGCAACAATCACGTCGAAAGCCCCGCGCGGCGTTCGCTTCAGGTAATCAAGCGCCTCAGTCCTCACGAAAGAGACGTCCTGCGACAAACCGTTCAGGCGGGCGTTTTCCCGGGCCCGTTCGACGGCGGCTTCCGAAGAGTCGACGCCCGTCACTTCGGCCGCTCCCGCCGCCGCAGCCACAAGGCTCCAACCTCCTTCATAGCAGAAGAGGTCCAGAACCCGCTTTCCTTGAACCCATCGCCGAAGCGCCTCCCGGTTGTCCCGCTGGTCCAGGTAGAGCCCGGTCTTCTGGCCGTCCAGGGGATCGACGGACCAACGCAGCCCGTGACAGTCCACCTCCAGCGGCCCGGAAAGACTCCCATAGGCCACGCCCTTTTCCAGGGGGAGTCCTTCCAGTTGCCGCGCGCCGGTATCGTTCCGGAAGACGATCGCCCGCGGATTCAACCTTTCCGCAAGAACCGCATGGAGGTCCTCTTCCACCGCCGCCATGCCCGCCGTGGTGACCTGTGTGACCAAAACGTCGCCGTAACGGTCCACCACCAGTCCTGGAAGACCGTCTGATTCTCCAAAAATCAGGCGGCACACCGAAGCCCCCGGGTAACACGCCGCCCGATAACGGACCGCCGCTTCCACGCGGTCCCGAAAAAAAGCCCTCGTCGGTTCCTGCCCGGGTGCCCCGACCAACCTCACGGCGATGAGCGAACGGGGATTGATGTACCCCACACCCAGCGCCCTGCCGCTCCCGGAAACCACCGTCACCCACTCCCCGGGGAGGAACTCCTTGAGTCTTTCCTCGACCTCGTTGCTGAAAATCCAGCGATGACCCCTGAGGATCCGCTTCTCACAAGCCGAGCTAACCCTGACCGTCCGTGCCAATGCTTTGCCTTTCTCCAAGGGACTCCACGATCCTTGACTTCCCGGCATCGCCCCGGGCGTCTTCGTTTCCCGGGGATTCCCCTGTCGACGTCCTAGAGAATCCCCCTTGGAGCGGCGTCACGAAACCGTCCCAGGAGGCTTTCCGAGACTGAAAAGACGGCCATCCGGATCCCTTGGTAGAAGCGCGGCCTTGGCCGCGACCGGCGGTTTTGAAGGAGCGGCCTTGGCCGCGATTCGCGTCGCCTGCCTGCCGGCAGGTCGGCAAGCCGCCTCCTGCCCTGGCGCGCAGGTTAAGCACCCCCTCATACGTTCGGCGGGCGAAAGCGCCCTGAACGCCTAGACGTTCCACTATCTTTTCCGGAAATCCCACCCCCGAGGCCGGGGACCGTCACCGAAAGCTTGTCCTCAAGCTATCGGCCGGCCGGCAAAATAAAAAAAAAGCGCTCCCCAAAGAGCGCTCCCCTCGTGGCAACCCGCCTCGTTTTCAGTCTTCCGCCGTACGAATCGATTCCAGCAGAATCTGGTAATCTTCATACATGTCCGCATAGCTTTCGATGATCTCATAAAGATCGTCCAGATCCAGGCGGATCACCGCGTCCTTGTCGGGAGCTTCCTCCTTGAGTTCGATCCAGATCCAATCCAGAAGCATTTCTTCCGGATCGGCGTAGCCTTGCTCGTTTCTGTCCAGCGAACCGTCAGCCACCTTGCGACTCACGTTCTTGATGGCGGTCTTTACGAAATCTTTGAGCTCCATATGGGACGGCCTCCCTCGCCTATGCAGTCGGTACGATCATGCGGGTCGAATCTTCAACGTACAAGGCTCCATAGCCGATTTCCGCCGACGATTCAATCACTTTGTAACAAAACTTTGTAACAAAACCTCCCGCCGGGCCGATCTTTATGATAATTCCCACCGGCTCCGCGCCCCGTCCCACGGGGGACAGAAAGAACAAAGGCGGTCGGGGATCGTGCGACCAATGGACACCTTAAGCAAAAAGGATAACGAAGGTCAAAAGATCCCCCTCCCCCCTCCCCTTAATCCCCTCCCACAAGGGGAGGGGAAATAGAATTTTCCCCTCGTTCCCAAGCTGGAGCTTGGGAACAAGAAGGTGGATGCTGGAGCTTGGGAACAAGGTGGATGGTGAAGCTTGGGAACAAGATGGAGCGCTTCGTCATTGTGTGGCGCAGGGAACCAGCTCCACCTGGCCTTCGTGAGGCAGCAGGTGCGGAACGCCTTCGATGATGATTTCCTTGCCGTAATGCTCTTCGAGGGACGCGATGTCTTTGCGCTTCTGGTTGAGCAG
This is a stretch of genomic DNA from Desulfoglaeba alkanexedens ALDC. It encodes these proteins:
- the radC gene encoding RadC family protein; this encodes MKWLDPMTLGPDGHRKRLRERFERGGLEGFHDHEVLELLLTFAIPRRDVKPEARRLLDEFKSLSAVLDAPLAGLCRVKGIGPQAAALISLTSKLLDRYQKDRWKRVNCLQSTRDAVGYLQSLLASERNEVFYVLALNSQNGLIAAEEIQRGTVNRTAVFPRLVVEAVLKHRATAVIFAHNHPGGDPRPSEADRQLTRKLCGILKDLDIAVHDHIIIAGLDYYSFAENGEMR
- a CDS encoding ABC transporter ATP-binding protein — protein: MSENTLHPLETSETPGPPERWIALEDVSLVRSRRLILDGIHWSIAPGTHWVVLGANGSGKTTLLMVLAGYHWPTRGRVTVLGRRFGEIDLRELRKDIGWVGSFLQAQIPSNQKPLDLIVSGRYAAVGRIFQQPTAEDRELAGNLAECLECSNILGSSYGVLSQGEKQRLLIARALMARPRLLILDEPCAGLDLVAREKLLRSLERLGRAPDCPTFVFVTHHLEEIIPVISHVLVLKDGRVLAQGPKDEVLTSPVLSRAFGISIEVARENGRFRAWAAGGAGFFLS
- a CDS encoding NAD(P)H-quinone oxidoreductase; the encoded protein is MRAIRVEETGKPGDWNKLVVAEVPRPEPAEGEVLVQVEAFSVNRADLLQRRGLYPPPPGASPILGLDCAGYVVELGAGVSRWHVGDRVFAVVAGGGYGRYVVIPEDHLIPIPENLSFTEAAAAAEVFLVAFLNLFLEAGLQKGETLLLHGGGSGVGTAAVQLARESGACVIVTAATAEKIERCLQLGAWAGINYKTEDFARRVRELTDGRGVDVVLDWIGAPYLGKHLDILKPGGRLVIIGLMGGHTGEITLAPLLTKRLKIIGSVLRSRSREEKAELVRRFRSQVLPLLASGSVKPVVDSVFNAEEVETAHQRMQEGGHFGKIVLTWSD
- a CDS encoding lactate utilization protein → MERPTENYWQLRLEKTRKALEANNFQVYTAEDGSAAARIVMDQILPETGARSVSWGGSGTFTSTGLYDTLRRRSDLEIIDTFEKDLSDTERIERRRRALLVDLFVTGTNAVTETGLLVNLDMIGNRVAAITFGPKNVAILVGRNKIVPDLEEAMMRVKGYAAPVNAMRLDKKTPCAKTSYCEDCNSPDRICNHWTITEKAFPKGRIKVVLINESLGI
- a CDS encoding Hsp20/alpha crystallin family protein; translated protein: MFGLIPWERRERALAFPREWSLFDRFFDEWMPSVRREEIPVVPAFDLSETEDKIVVKADLPGVDAKDLDIQIVGNVLTVSGEKKQEREEKDESYHWVERRFGSFSRSIRLPVEVKADEVEAVYKDGVLRIEIPKVESAKPKKIPVKR
- a CDS encoding HAD family hydrolase; this encodes MNHLKAIGFDLFNTLITVEPHALDEALSRLTEHLGRCGLDVGFEAFRAVHREEALRFIREAKKDGRETHNRFWISAALHRMEYDVPPDDPVISGAVDAYFSAFLELARPIPGTKEMLGTLKGRYRIGLLSNFTHAPAAEYILDRLDLFPFFDTVVISGAIGYRKPHPVVFRRLSEGLKTPPDQIGYVGDDPECDVVGARQAGLQPIWTTYVKDRNIPFAPGLSAAPIPDPDGGVPRISSWEDLAALLER
- a CDS encoding NAD(P)/FAD-dependent oxidoreductase, with the translated sequence MAERIQCDVAVLGTGPAGLQAAIHAARRKADVLVLGKIVKSSAYQTHVENYCCIDGTTGEALLEEGRRQAERMGARFLDEDAVSIRKTHPGFEITTEGGSIVSCKAVVLAMGISRKTLKVPGEKEFLGRGVSYCVECDAHFFKDKVVAVVGCESAAVSGALTLLFYAREVHLVCRKLLVAENLAERLRETPVVLHEGRWVEAIEGTTEVESLLLDDGTRLPVQGVFIELGAKGAVELAAELGVALDPETMEYVSVNRRQETNVAGIYAAGDICGPPWQIAKAVGEGCVAGLEAAAYAKKPAKETS
- a CDS encoding type II toxin-antitoxin system RelE/ParE family toxin, translating into MIRSFKHKGLACFFQTGSTAGIQSAYAKKLRLILGRLHAASSPQDMNLPGLRLHELSGKRAGTWAVDVSGNWRITFKFSGNDTEFVNYEDYH
- a CDS encoding MlaC/ttg2D family ABC transporter substrate-binding protein → MKWGCRSKSRWLAFLVAVVTMSGATWVRAASEPGPMEVIRAGTDRVLEVLNLGGAEPTPERIKQRREEIREIAYDYVSFEEMSKRALGRHWKKLSPQERDEFVELFQKLLYNTYIDRVDTYTGGEEKIYYDQERVEGDYAQIKTRISYKESEIPVEYRMVRTNGKWMVYDVVIEGVSFVNNYRKQFDEVLTNRSFDHLLSVLRDKIAQLEKS
- a CDS encoding class I SAM-dependent rRNA methyltransferase yields the protein MEKGKALARTVRVSSACEKRILRGHRWIFSNEVEERLKEFLPGEWVTVVSGSGRALGVGYINPRSLIAVRLVGAPGQEPTRAFFRDRVEAAVRYRAACYPGASVCRLIFGESDGLPGLVVDRYGDVLVTQVTTAGMAAVEEDLHAVLAERLNPRAIVFRNDTGARQLEGLPLEKGVAYGSLSGPLEVDCHGLRWSVDPLDGQKTGLYLDQRDNREALRRWVQGKRVLDLFCYEGGWSLVAAAAGAAEVTGVDSSEAAVERARENARLNGLSQDVSFVRTEALDYLKRTPRGAFDVIVADPPAFAKTKSVLKQALKGYTDLNRRALLALKPEGILVTSSCSYHVSEQDFQGILLKAALAAGRRLRLLQAGGQALDHPPVLAMPETRYLKCFFVQDVPEFSRPFSASDTFKGGEES
- a CDS encoding HigA family addiction module antitoxin yields the protein MLMHNPPHPGEIIRELCLEPLGISVTEAAKALGVSRKTLSAILNGRAGISPEMAVRLSIAFDTSAESWMNQQVQFDLWNAEQHRKELKVERISAA